A single region of the Sorghum bicolor cultivar BTx623 chromosome 7, Sorghum_bicolor_NCBIv3, whole genome shotgun sequence genome encodes:
- the LOC110436963 gene encoding DNA replication complex GINS protein PSF3-like: protein MPGYYDIDDILMEDEPISVVFQVTANGVGLLDPGAESNCVEKGAKVDLPFWLAHGLLSLEQAVSINPPPCFTQKTRKEIQADAACVDLRVRCPYFYELGCKIVPLVSDKSIGLFLRYAFTSRYKEVLSKSHSSSMMTVPKFVPRLTKEETRVFESARESMAGFKKWRAGGVRLQKASILGRKRKTKLPDGPP from the exons ATGCCGGGTTACTATGACATCGATGACATCCTCATGGAGGATGAG CCTATTTCAGTTGTTTTCCAAGTAACTGCAAATGGCGTTGGCCTGCTAGATCCCGGTGCTGAAAGTAACTGT GTAGAGAAGGGTGCCAAGGTGGACCTCCCATTTTGGCTTGCGCATGGGCTGCTGTCTCTGGAACAAGCTGTGTCAATAAACCCACCTCCATGCTTCACACAGAA AACTCGGAAGGAGATCCAAGCTGATGCAGCCTGTGTGGATTTGAGGGTTCGTTGCCCGTACTTTTATGAGCTAGGATGCAAGATTGTTCCTTT GGTGAGTGACAAGAGCATTGGCCTGTTCTTGCGATATGCATTCACCAGTAGGTACAAAGAGGTTCTAAGCAAGTCCCACAGTTCTTCCATGATGACAGTTCCCAAGTTTGTTCCACGGCTTACAAAAGAAGAAACTCGAG TGTTTGAATCTGCTAGAGAATCGATGGCTGGTTTCAAGAAATGGAGAGCAGGTGGGGTGAGACTGCAAAAGGCTTCCATTCTTGGCCGGAAGAGGAAGACAAAGCTGCCTGATGGACCGCCTTGA